DNA from Streptomyces sp. Edi4:
GGGGCCGGCCCCGGGGAACAACAGCCTGCCGAGGGTTGCGCCGTTTCCGGAGGGCCCCCGGTCGGCGCAGCCGAAACGGCCACGGCCTCCATGCTGCCACCCGGGGCGGCTCATCGCACAAACGGGCCCCTGGAAATCGTCAGAGTGACGAGTATTCGGGGTAGCATCCCGGCATGCCCCGCACGGGGCGATCCAGCGACCCCCGGCCGGCGTGCGCCCGGCCCGGACGAAAGTGCGAGGTAGCTCGCTGTGAATGCTGCGGACCTCGGTCTGCCGGTGGACGTGCCGTCGACCGCGCTCTTCACCGATCAGTACGAGTTCACGATGCTCCAGGCCGCCCTGAAGGCCGGCACGGCCGAGCGGCGCTCGGTCTTCGAGGTCTTCACCCGCCGCCTGCCCGAGGGCCGCCGCTACGGCGTGGTGGGCGGCACCGGGCGCGTCCTGGACGCGGTGGAGAACTTCCGCTTCGACGCGGGCGTCCTCGGCTTCCTGCGCGAGCGGAACATCGTGGACGAGCCCACCTTGCGCTGGCTCTCCGCCTACCGCTTCAGCGGCGACATCTGGGGCTACCCCGAGGGCGAGGTCTACTTCCCCGGCTCACCGATCCTGCGCGTCGAGGGCTCCTTCGCCGAGTGCGTGCTCCTGGAGACGGTGATCCTCTCGATCCTCAACCACGACTCCGCGATCGCCGCCGCCGCCTCCCGGATGTCGTCGGCGGCCGGCGGGCGCCCCCTGATCGAGATGGGCGCGCGCCGCACCCACGAGCTGTCCGCCGTCGCCTCCGCTCGCGCCGCCTACGTCGGCGGTTTCAGCACCACATCCGACCTCGCGGCCGGCTTCCGCTACGGCATCCCCACCGTCGGCACCAGCGCCCACGCCTTCACGCTGCTGCACGACAGCGAGCGGGACGCCTTCCGGGCCCAGGTCGACTCGCTGGGCCGGGGCACCACGTTGCTGGTGGACACCTACGACGTCGCCGAGGCGGTCCGCGCCGCCGTCGA
Protein-coding regions in this window:
- a CDS encoding nicotinate phosphoribosyltransferase; protein product: MNAADLGLPVDVPSTALFTDQYEFTMLQAALKAGTAERRSVFEVFTRRLPEGRRYGVVGGTGRVLDAVENFRFDAGVLGFLRERNIVDEPTLRWLSAYRFSGDIWGYPEGEVYFPGSPILRVEGSFAECVLLETVILSILNHDSAIAAAASRMSSAAGGRPLIEMGARRTHELSAVASARAAYVGGFSTTSDLAAGFRYGIPTVGTSAHAFTLLHDSERDAFRAQVDSLGRGTTLLVDTYDVAEAVRAAVEIAGPELGAVRIDSGDLLLVAHRVRQQLDELGATATRIVVTSDLDEYAIASLAAAPVDAYGVGTQLVTGSGHPTCSMVYKLVARAQSADPRAPLVPVAKKSLGAKSSLGGRKWAARRPDAYGIAEAEVVGTGAVPAALGERQLLVELVKGGTVVAREPLDAARARHIEALAALPMSASQLSRGEPVIPTEYV